One window from the genome of Gimesia aquarii encodes:
- a CDS encoding DUF1559 domain-containing protein, whose translation MRKHLRGFTLIELLVVIAIIAILIALLLPAVQQAREAARRSQCKNNLKQLGIAFHNYHETHSVLPAAAYCSGSSGIAHCHTWLESLLPFIEHSTLYNQIDFSVPNHQGPNPAALNDWKTGVLMCPSDPESGLYPNSREAGYTPGAGNSLGANYKLCAGPLHMNICPIPALTPNINCKSTGGARASVEAPGMFNGGRISYKFKDCTDGTTNTFLIGEVLPIYSSFNMYFASHMHIGTTNPPPNYFKTYTACPKSRDARVDTCYAHMGGYMSNHVGGVHMCLADGSVRFVSENIDYATWNYLGDKNDKQPLGEF comes from the coding sequence ATGAGAAAGCACTTACGTGGTTTCACGCTGATTGAATTACTCGTGGTCATTGCCATCATAGCTATTCTGATCGCACTGCTTTTGCCAGCTGTGCAGCAGGCACGGGAAGCAGCTCGAAGATCTCAATGTAAAAACAATCTAAAACAACTGGGAATTGCGTTTCATAATTATCACGAGACACACAGTGTTCTCCCGGCTGCTGCGTATTGCAGTGGATCTTCTGGAATTGCTCATTGTCATACCTGGCTCGAATCGTTGTTACCGTTTATCGAACATTCGACACTTTATAATCAGATTGACTTTTCAGTGCCGAATCACCAAGGGCCAAATCCGGCAGCACTTAACGACTGGAAAACAGGGGTTTTGATGTGCCCCTCCGATCCTGAGAGTGGACTTTACCCAAACTCTCGCGAAGCAGGTTATACACCAGGTGCGGGCAACTCACTTGGGGCCAATTATAAACTCTGTGCAGGGCCGTTACATATGAATATTTGCCCCATTCCAGCACTAACGCCTAACATCAACTGCAAGAGTACCGGAGGAGCACGTGCAAGTGTTGAAGCTCCCGGAATGTTTAATGGTGGTCGTATTTCTTACAAATTCAAAGATTGCACTGATGGCACGACGAATACATTTTTGATCGGAGAAGTTTTACCAATCTATAGCTCCTTCAATATGTATTTTGCATCGCATATGCATATCGGCACGACGAATCCTCCTCCTAACTATTTTAAAACCTATACAGCCTGTCCCAAGTCCAGAGATGCACGAGTCGATACCTGCTATGCCCATATGGGGGGCTATATGAGCAACCATGTCGGTGGAGTTCATATGTGTCTGGCAGATGGTAGTGTGCGGTTTGTTAGTGAGAACATTGATTACGCAACGTGGAACTACCTGGGAGATAAAAATGATAAGCAACCCCTAGGTGAGTTTTGA
- a CDS encoding carboxypeptidase regulatory-like domain-containing protein, with protein MKHQGSRLQILKCSFFIAPFLSVLLVGCGGNEKPETTLVSGLVTLDGKPLSKGTVTFQSKSRGEGTLNRPAIGQIDENGRVQLSTFEEGDGVLPGNYTVVITAFDNDPSVEEYAAGAQRKSLIPEKYSNPLTSGLEAVVTEGENEFTFDLHQKK; from the coding sequence ATGAAGCATCAAGGATCTCGCTTACAAATACTGAAGTGTTCTTTTTTCATAGCGCCATTTCTTTCTGTCCTGTTGGTGGGATGCGGTGGAAACGAAAAGCCTGAAACAACTCTGGTCTCGGGGCTCGTCACGCTTGACGGAAAACCGTTGTCAAAAGGGACGGTTACTTTTCAGTCAAAATCAAGAGGTGAAGGAACTTTGAATCGCCCTGCCATTGGTCAGATTGATGAAAATGGTCGTGTCCAGTTATCAACCTTCGAAGAGGGAGATGGTGTGTTACCTGGGAACTATACGGTCGTCATCACAGCTTTTGATAACGATCCTTCTGTCGAAGAGTATGCCGCTGGTGCACAAAGGAAATCTCTGATTCCGGAAAAGTATAGTAATCCGCTGACATCGGGATTAGAAGCAGTGGTTACTGAAGGCGAAAATGAATTTACATTTGATCTTCATCAAAAAAAATAA
- a CDS encoding PIG-L deacetylase family protein, which yields MADQSLRILIFGAHPDDCDIKAGGTASLYQQAGHSVKFVSVTNGESGHQRLSGTELAEIRRAEATAAGNALGIEYEVLGNRDGYLQPTIEARFEIIRLIRQFDPDLILTHRPNDYHPDHRYTSQLVCDAAYMVTVPPIVPEVPALRKNPVIAYLSDHFTRPYPFSPTVVVDVEPVWDKLIDALDCHRSQFYDWLPYNHFHEHEVPANPSERKVWLSSKMRERIGPLADQHRELIIETYGKKRGQEIQLIEAFEPCEYGSPLTEENVKTLFPFLP from the coding sequence ATGGCAGATCAATCGTTACGAATCCTGATTTTTGGTGCTCATCCAGATGATTGCGATATCAAAGCGGGGGGAACTGCGTCCTTATATCAACAGGCAGGTCACAGTGTGAAGTTTGTGAGTGTGACGAACGGAGAATCTGGGCATCAAAGACTTTCAGGGACCGAACTAGCCGAAATTCGTCGGGCTGAGGCTACAGCGGCCGGAAATGCGCTCGGAATAGAATATGAAGTCCTGGGAAATCGAGATGGCTATTTACAACCGACCATTGAAGCCCGTTTTGAAATCATTCGTCTGATTCGCCAATTTGATCCCGATTTAATTTTGACACATCGCCCGAATGATTATCATCCTGACCACCGTTATACATCACAGTTGGTTTGTGATGCTGCTTATATGGTAACAGTTCCTCCGATTGTTCCCGAAGTCCCTGCGTTACGAAAAAACCCGGTGATTGCATATCTCTCAGATCATTTTACACGTCCCTACCCTTTCTCTCCTACAGTTGTGGTCGATGTAGAGCCTGTGTGGGACAAGTTGATTGACGCGCTCGATTGCCATCGTTCCCAGTTTTATGACTGGTTGCCATATAATCATTTTCATGAACATGAAGTGCCTGCCAATCCATCAGAACGAAAAGTCTGGTTAAGTAGCAAAATGCGAGAGCGAATCGGACCGTTGGCCGATCAGCATCGTGAACTAATCATCGAAACTTATGGCAAAAAACGTGGTCAGGAAATCCAACTCATCGAAGCATTCGAGCCATGTGAATATGGATCTCCTTTAACAGAGGAAAACGTCAAAACGTTATTTCCATTTTTGCCTTAG
- the nadA gene encoding quinolinate synthase NadA, which yields MSLPMMDNSEEVYEDPLDLMDEIEELKKEKDATLLAHFYIDGEIQEIADFTGDSLKLARDAVTVKTSTIVFSGVHFMAESTKILSPEKKVLLPDLNAGCSLAESCQFGDLDSFQKKLKAEGRDFETVAYINTSAKVKSLCDWIVTSGNAREIIDRVPQGKEILFVPDQHLGRYLMEVTGREMILWPGSCMVHEIFSVQGLLRAKKNNPGSLVLAHPECPHKILEVSDFIGGTEKLRQYVMSIKEPGTFLIATEANMIHPLEKSAPHHTYIPVPGIISSSGETCACNRCPHMALNTLQKVRDCLKHGKPEIEWQPYFDQAKEVLQRSLLQ from the coding sequence ATGTCATTACCCATGATGGATAATAGTGAAGAAGTCTATGAAGATCCCCTTGATCTAATGGATGAAATCGAAGAGCTCAAAAAAGAAAAAGACGCCACACTATTAGCACACTTTTACATAGACGGTGAAATACAGGAAATCGCTGATTTTACGGGCGATAGCCTGAAATTGGCTCGTGATGCCGTCACAGTCAAAACTTCGACCATTGTTTTCTCAGGTGTCCATTTCATGGCGGAATCGACCAAGATTCTGAGCCCAGAAAAGAAAGTACTTTTGCCGGATCTTAATGCGGGTTGTTCTCTAGCCGAAAGCTGTCAGTTTGGCGACTTGGATTCATTTCAAAAAAAACTGAAGGCAGAGGGCCGCGATTTCGAGACAGTTGCCTATATTAACACAAGTGCCAAAGTAAAAAGCCTCTGTGACTGGATTGTCACCAGTGGTAACGCACGTGAAATCATTGACCGTGTACCACAAGGGAAAGAAATCTTATTCGTACCAGACCAACATCTCGGACGTTACCTGATGGAAGTTACGGGACGGGAAATGATTCTCTGGCCAGGTTCCTGTATGGTGCATGAAATTTTCAGTGTGCAAGGTTTGTTGCGTGCCAAAAAGAACAATCCAGGTTCCCTTGTGCTGGCTCATCCGGAATGTCCCCATAAGATTCTGGAAGTCTCTGATTTCATTGGGGGGACAGAAAAACTGCGGCAATATGTGATGTCGATTAAAGAACCGGGCACTTTTTTAATTGCCACCGAAGCGAACATGATTCACCCACTGGAAAAATCGGCACCACATCATACTTATATTCCGGTTCCAGGAATTATTTCTTCGTCAGGCGAAACTTGCGCCTGTAATCGTTGTCCACACATGGCTCTCAATACATTACAGAAAGTCCGAGACTGCTTGAAACATGGCAAGCCAGAGATCGAATGGCAGCCATACTTCGATCAGGCCAAGGAGGTCTTGCAACGTAGTTTGCTTCAATAA